Proteins from one Pseudomonas grandcourensis genomic window:
- the rfaP gene encoding lipopolysaccharide core heptose(I) kinase RfaP gives MKLMLAEPFKSLWAGRDPFAEVEGLKGEVYRELEARRTLRTEVDGNGFFVKIHRGIGWAEIFKNLLTAKLPVLGAGQEWKAIQRLQEVGVPTMTAVAYGEKGSNPADQHSFIVTEELAPTVSLEDFSINWIKQPPEPKLKRALIAEVARMTGMMHRAGVNHRDCYICHFLLHTDKPVTFDDFKLSVIDLHRAQTRPAITLRWRNKDLAALYFSALDIGLTRRDKLRFLKGYFQQPLRQILIEEASLLAWLDGKANKLYERKQRYGDAL, from the coding sequence ATGAAGTTGATGCTGGCTGAACCGTTCAAGAGCCTCTGGGCCGGACGCGACCCGTTCGCCGAAGTCGAGGGGCTCAAGGGCGAGGTGTACCGCGAGCTGGAAGCGCGCCGGACATTACGCACGGAAGTCGATGGCAACGGGTTTTTCGTGAAAATCCACCGTGGCATCGGCTGGGCCGAAATTTTCAAGAACCTGCTCACTGCCAAGCTTCCTGTACTGGGTGCCGGTCAGGAGTGGAAGGCCATTCAACGCCTGCAGGAAGTCGGCGTGCCGACCATGACCGCCGTCGCATATGGCGAGAAGGGCAGCAACCCGGCCGACCAGCACTCGTTCATCGTCACCGAAGAGTTGGCGCCGACGGTCAGCCTGGAAGACTTCAGTATCAACTGGATCAAGCAGCCGCCCGAGCCAAAACTCAAGCGCGCGCTGATAGCCGAAGTCGCACGCATGACCGGCATGATGCACCGCGCCGGGGTCAACCACCGCGACTGCTACATCTGCCACTTCCTGCTGCACACCGACAAACCGGTGACATTTGATGACTTCAAACTTTCGGTGATCGACCTGCACCGCGCCCAGACCCGCCCGGCGATTACCTTGCGCTGGCGCAACAAGGACCTGGCCGCGCTGTACTTTTCCGCGTTGGACATCGGCCTGACCCGCCGCGACAAGCTGCGTTTCCTCAAAGGCTATTTCCAGCAGCCGCTGCGCCAGATCCTGATTGAAGAGGCGTCTTTGCTGGCCTGGCTCGACGGCAAGGCCAACAAGCTCTACGAGCGTAAACAGCGATACGGGGATGCGCTCTGA
- a CDS encoding lipopolysaccharide kinase InaA family protein: MSGWKLDPAYSELADDFGSLEAVFALQGERLTSDVLSEVIRVERNGVNYYVKRYVGAGKGLRRYLGKPRVKMEWQNLKRFAKWGIPTAEVVAWGLERRGAAYARGAMITRELPRTEDLSALAERRDPKLSDRVWVDTVSRQLAQYTRTMHDHRFTHNDLKWRNLLIDDEARVFLIDCPNGDFWRGFWLKYRITKDLACLDKVAKYQLSATQRLRFYLQYRNRTRLNAADKKRIRHVVRFFEGRE; the protein is encoded by the coding sequence ATGTCGGGTTGGAAGCTGGATCCGGCCTACAGCGAGCTGGCCGATGACTTCGGCAGCCTCGAGGCTGTGTTTGCGCTGCAGGGCGAGCGTTTGACCAGTGACGTGCTCTCGGAGGTCATCCGTGTCGAGCGCAATGGCGTCAACTATTACGTCAAACGGTATGTGGGCGCTGGCAAAGGCTTGCGGCGTTACCTGGGCAAGCCTCGGGTGAAGATGGAATGGCAGAACCTCAAGCGCTTCGCCAAGTGGGGCATCCCCACTGCCGAAGTGGTGGCCTGGGGGCTGGAGCGGCGCGGTGCGGCCTACGCTCGCGGCGCGATGATTACCCGGGAACTGCCGCGTACCGAAGACTTGTCGGCACTGGCCGAGCGCCGCGACCCGAAGCTGTCGGATCGCGTCTGGGTCGATACGGTCAGTCGTCAACTGGCCCAATACACTCGGACCATGCATGACCACCGCTTCACCCATAATGATTTGAAGTGGCGCAACCTGCTGATCGACGATGAGGCTCGAGTGTTCTTGATCGACTGCCCCAACGGCGATTTCTGGCGCGGTTTCTGGCTCAAGTACCGTATTACCAAGGATCTGGCGTGCCTGGACAAGGTCGCCAAGTATCAATTGTCGGCTACCCAGCGCCTGCGCTTTTACCTGCAATACCGCAACCGGACCCGGCTCAATGCCGCGGACAAAAAACGCATCCGGCATGTGGTGAGATTTTTCGAGGGACGCGAATGA
- a CDS encoding lipopolysaccharide kinase InaA family protein — protein MTDFLAAEDRALLERHGLGTFDALWAKQLDAVDEPNTGRGGWSSVFRLDLEGHGFYLKRQSNYLTRTLRAPFGEPSFAREFRNISRYRKMGIPALEAVFYGERKVDGEVRAILMTRALDGWDDLDSLLQRWADLSPEQHLEILKASGELARQLHLARQVHGCFYPKHIFMRATGNGYQAQLIDLEKTRPLLYGQRDRIKDLEPLTRRAPEWGESQLRQLLAAYLDQPQDSSLIDSWLQRLTARRGQKGPR, from the coding sequence ATGACTGACTTTCTGGCCGCTGAAGACCGTGCGCTGCTTGAGCGCCATGGCCTCGGCACGTTCGATGCGCTCTGGGCCAAACAGCTCGATGCCGTGGACGAACCCAACACCGGTCGCGGCGGCTGGAGCAGCGTGTTTCGGCTGGATCTGGAAGGTCATGGTTTCTACCTCAAGCGCCAAAGCAACTACCTGACCCGTACCTTGCGCGCACCGTTCGGCGAGCCGAGTTTCGCTCGCGAGTTTCGCAACATCTCCCGTTACCGGAAGATGGGCATTCCGGCGCTCGAAGCGGTGTTCTACGGGGAGCGCAAGGTCGATGGCGAGGTCCGCGCGATCCTGATGACCCGTGCTCTGGACGGCTGGGACGACCTCGACTCGCTGTTGCAGCGCTGGGCTGACTTGAGCCCTGAGCAGCATTTGGAAATCCTCAAGGCCAGTGGCGAACTGGCCCGGCAGCTGCACCTTGCGCGCCAGGTGCACGGGTGCTTTTATCCCAAGCACATTTTCATGCGCGCCACCGGCAACGGTTATCAGGCTCAATTGATCGACCTGGAAAAGACCCGGCCGCTGCTCTACGGGCAGCGTGACCGAATCAAGGATCTGGAGCCGCTGACGCGTCGCGCGCCCGAATGGGGTGAGTCGCAACTGCGGCAATTGCTGGCCGCCTATCTGGACCAACCGCAGGACAGCTCGCTGATCGACAGCTGGCTGCAGCGTTTGACCGCGCGGCGCGGCCAGAAGGGGCCGCGCTGA
- a CDS encoding glycosyltransferase family 4 protein: MQLAFVLYKYFPFGGLQRDFMRIALECQKRGHQIRVYTLIWEGDVPSGFEVLVAPVKAFFNHRRNEKLSEWMEADLAKRPVDRLIGFNKMPGLDVYYAADGCFEDKAQNLRNSLYRRWGRYRHFAEYERAVFAKEAKTEVLMISEVQQPLFIKHYDTPLERFHLLPPGIAQDRRRPADADEIRAGFRAEFDLKDDELLLVQIGSGFKTKGVDRSLKALAALPAELRKRTRLFVIGQDDPKLFQMQSATLGLGDNVTFLKGRSDIPRFLLGADLLIHPAYNENTGTVLLEALVAGLPVLVSAVCGYAHYIAEADAGLVLDEPFDQAQLTQYLTGMLNDAQARAAWSRNGLAFAETADLYSMPQHAADVILAEHA; the protein is encoded by the coding sequence ATGCAATTGGCATTTGTCTTGTACAAGTATTTTCCGTTTGGCGGCTTGCAGCGCGATTTCATGCGTATCGCCCTGGAGTGCCAGAAGCGCGGCCATCAGATTCGCGTCTACACGCTGATCTGGGAAGGCGACGTACCGTCGGGTTTCGAAGTGCTGGTGGCGCCGGTCAAGGCGTTCTTCAACCATCGGCGCAACGAGAAGCTCAGCGAATGGATGGAAGCTGACCTGGCCAAGCGCCCGGTGGACCGCCTGATCGGCTTCAACAAGATGCCGGGCCTGGACGTCTACTACGCCGCCGACGGCTGTTTCGAAGACAAGGCGCAGAACCTGCGTAACTCGCTGTATCGCCGTTGGGGCCGCTATCGCCACTTCGCCGAATACGAGCGGGCGGTGTTCGCCAAAGAGGCGAAGACCGAAGTACTGATGATCTCCGAAGTCCAGCAGCCGCTGTTCATCAAGCATTACGACACGCCGCTGGAACGCTTCCACCTGCTGCCGCCGGGCATCGCCCAGGACCGTCGTCGGCCGGCCGATGCCGATGAAATTCGCGCAGGGTTCCGCGCTGAATTCGATCTCAAGGACGACGAACTGCTGCTGGTGCAGATCGGCTCCGGGTTCAAGACCAAGGGTGTGGACCGCAGCCTCAAGGCGCTGGCGGCATTGCCTGCCGAGTTGAGGAAACGCACCCGGCTGTTTGTAATTGGCCAGGATGACCCCAAATTATTCCAGATGCAGAGTGCGACATTGGGGCTGGGCGACAACGTCACCTTCCTCAAGGGGCGCAGCGATATTCCGCGTTTCCTGTTGGGTGCCGACCTGTTGATCCACCCGGCGTACAACGAAAATACCGGCACGGTTTTGCTCGAAGCCCTGGTGGCCGGCCTGCCGGTGCTGGTGAGTGCGGTGTGCGGTTACGCCCATTATATCGCCGAGGCCGATGCTGGGCTGGTGCTGGACGAACCGTTCGATCAGGCACAACTGACGCAGTACCTGACCGGCATGTTGAACGACGCTCAAGCAAGGGCGGCCTGGAGCCGCAACGGTCTGGCCTTCGCCGAAACGGCCGACCTCTACAGCATGCCGCAGCACGCGGCCGATGTGATTCTGGCGGAGCACGCTTAA